The following proteins come from a genomic window of Gossypium raimondii isolate GPD5lz chromosome 5, ASM2569854v1, whole genome shotgun sequence:
- the LOC105770397 gene encoding potassium transporter 2 isoform X3 produces the protein MDLEYSKFSDASKKGSWKTALLFAYQSLGVVYGDLSTSPLYVYKSTFAEDIQHSESNEEIFGVLSFVFWTLTLVPLFKYVFVVLRADDNGEGGTFALYSLICRHANVSLLPNRQVADEAVSTYKLEHPPEKRSSSRVKVYLEKHKVLHTALLILVLLGTCMVIGDGVLTPAISVFSAVSGLELSMSKEHHQYAVIPITCFILVCLFALQHYGTHRVGFLFAPVVLTWLLCISALGLYNMIHWNPHVYKALSPYYMFKFLKKTKKGGWMSLGGILLCITGSEAMFADLGHFSYAAIQTAFTFLVYPALILAYMGQAAYLSQHHHTSYHISFYVSVPESVRWPVLVIAILASVVGSQAIISGTFSIINQSQSLSCFPRVKVIHTSDKIHGQIYIPEINWVLMILCITVTIGFRDTKHMGNASGLAVMTVMLVTTCLMSLVIILCWNKPPAVALSFLLFFGSIELLYFSASLTKFTEGAWLPILLALFLMTIMFVWHYATIKKYEFDLHNKVSLEWLLALGPSLGVARVPGIGLVFTDLTSGIPANFSRFVTNLPAYHRILVFVCVKSVPVPFVPPAERYLVGRVGPAAHRSYRCIVRYGYRDVHQDIDSFETELVARLADFIRYDWHRSQHTSPYAEDDASHSNESSSERRLAVIGTVTFSGTPGYGIEESVEPASVSIGFSTVESVTDVIEMQAVGAGAVERRVRFAIDDDDSESDGQTKMYVQLEEELRDLMTAQEAGTAFILGHTHVEAKQGSSILKRLAINFGYNFLRRNCRGPDVALKVPPISLLEVGMVYVV, from the exons ATGGATCTTGAGTATAGCAAGTTCTCGGATGCTTCAAAG AAGGGTTCTTGGAAGACGGCATTGCTTTTCGCATACCAAAGTCTAGGTGTGGTTTATGGGGATCTGAGTACTTCCCCTCTTTATGTCTACAAGAGCACATTTGCTGAAGACATTCAACACTCAGAGTCAAATGAAGAGATCTTTGGTGTTCTATCCTTTGTTTTCTGGACTCTTACTTTAGTCCCCTTATTCAAGTACGTGTTTGTGGTTCTTCGAGCGGATGACAACGGAGAGG GCGGGACTTTTGCACTGTATTCTCTGATTTGCCGACACGCAAATGTCAGTCTTCTGCCCAACAGACAGGTTGCTGATGAAGCAGTCTCTACATATAAACTTGAGCACCCTCCAGAGAAAAGGAGCAGCTCAAGAGTAAAAGTGTACCTTGAGAAGCATAAGGTCTTGCACACTGCTTTATTAATCTTGGTTCTCCTAGGTACTTGTATGGTGATTGGAGATGGCGTTCTCACTCCAGCAATTTCAG TTTTCTCTGCTGTCTCTGGCCTCGAGTTATCCATGTCCAAGGAGCATCACCAGT ATGCAGTTATTCCAATCACTTGCTTCATTTTGGTGTGTCTTTTTGCACTTCAACACTACGGTACGCACCGGGTCGGATTTTTATTTGCTCCCGTAGTGTTAACATGGCTACTTTGTATCAGTGCCCTTGGCTTATACAATATGATCCACTGGAACCCACATGTCTATAAAGCTCTTTCTCCATATTACATgttcaaattcttgaagaagaCAAAGAAAGGTGGATGGATGTCTTTGGGAGGCATACTTCTCTGCATAACAG GCTCGGAGGCAATGTTTGCTGATCTTGGTCACTTCTCTTATGCTGCAATTCAG ACTGCTTTCACCTTTCTGGTTTATCCGGCTCTTATATTGGCATATATGGGTCAAGCTGCTTATTTGTCTCAACATCATCATACGAGTTACCACATCAGTTTCTATGTCTCGGTTCCAG AAAGTGTGAGATGGCCAGTGTTAGTAATAGCGATTCTGGCTTCTGTTGTGGGAAGCCAAGCAATCATTAGTGGAACATTCTCGATCATCAATCAGAGCCAATCACTTAGCTGTTTTCCTAGAGTGAAGGTTATTCACACCTCCGACAAGATACATGGCCAGATTTATATCCCTGAAATAAATTGGGTGCTCATGATCCTTTGCATCACTGTGACTATTGGATTTAGAGACACAAAACACATGGGGAATGCATCAG GGTTGGCAGTGATGACTGTGATGCTGGTGACAACATGCCTCATGTCCCTCGTTATTATCCTCTGTTGGAACAAGCCTCCCGCTGTAGctctttcctttcttcttttctttggttCTATTGAGTTGCTTTACTTCTCAGCTTCACTCACCAAGTTCACAGAAGGTGCTTGGCTTCCTATTCTGTTGGCCCTTTTCCTCATGACAATCATGTTTGTATGGCATTATGCCACCATTaagaaatatgaatttgatcTCCACAATAAGGTGTCACTAGAATGGCTATTAGCATTGGGTCCAAGCCTAGGAGTTGCTCGAGTACCCGGTATTGGCTTAGTTTTTACAGATCTCACCTCAGGCATCCCAGCTAACTTTTCTCGTTTTGTCACTAACCTTCCAGCCTACCACCGTATCCTCGTCTTTGTGTGTGTAAAGTCTGTACCTGTCCCTTTTGTACCCCCAGCTGAGCGTTATCTAGTGGGCCGTGTTGGTCCTGCTGCTCATAGGTCTTATAGGTGCATTGTTCGTTATGGATACCGAGATGTACACCAGGATATTGATTCTTTTGAAACGGAGCTAGTTGCCAGACTGGCTGATTTCATCCGCTATGATTGGCATCGGAGCCAGCACACTAGTCCTTACGCTGAAGATGATGCTTCCCACTCTAATGAATCATCAAGTGAACGTAGATTAGCAGTAATAGGGACAGTAACATTTTCTGGCACACCAGGTTATGGAATTGAGGAAAGTGTGGAACCAGCAAGTGTATCTATTGGATTCTCAACAGTAGAGAGTGTGACGGATGTGATTGAGATGCAGGCTGTGGGTGCGGGAGCTGTTGAAAGAAGAGTTAGATTTGCGATTGATGATGATGACTCTGAATCTGATGGGCAAACCAAAATGTATGTTCAGTTGGAAGAAGAGCTGAGGGATCTGATGACAGCCCAAGAAGCAGGGACTGCATTCATACTAGGACACACACATGTAGAAGCAAAGCAAGGATCTTCTATTTTAAAGAGATTGGCCATTAATTTTGGGTACAATTTCTTGAGAAGGAATTGCCGCGGACCAGATGTTGCACTCAAGGTGCCTCCAATATCTTTATTAGAGGTTGGCATGGTTTATGTGGTGTAA
- the LOC105770397 gene encoding potassium transporter 2 isoform X2 yields MRHAFYLLYLRLNWVHWQETLAENRSIIIMDLEYSKFSDASKKGSWKTALLFAYQSLGVVYGDLSTSPLYVYKSTFAEDIQHSESNEEIFGVLSFVFWTLTLVPLFKYVFVVLRADDNGEGGTFALYSLICRHANVSLLPNRQVADEAVSTYKLEHPPEKRSSSRVKVYLEKHKVLHTALLILVLLGTCMVIGDGVLTPAISVFSAVSGLELSMSKEHHQYAVIPITCFILVCLFALQHYGTHRVGFLFAPVVLTWLLCISALGLYNMIHWNPHVYKALSPYYMFKFLKKTKKGGWMSLGGILLCITGSEAMFADLGHFSYAAIQTAFTFLVYPALILAYMGQAAYLSQHHHTSYHISFYVSVPESVRWPVLVIAILASVVGSQAIISGTFSIINQSQSLSCFPRVKVIHTSDKIHGQIYIPEINWVLMILCITVTIGFRDTKHMGNASGLAVMTVMLVTTCLMSLVIILCWNKPPAVALSFLLFFGSIELLYFSASLTKFTEGAWLPILLALFLMTIMFVWHYATIKKYEFDLHNKVSLEWLLALGPSLGVARVPGIGLVFTDLTSGIPANFSRFVTNLPAYHRILVFVCVKSVPVPFVPPAERYLVGRVGPAAHRSYRCIVRYGYRDVHQDIDSFETELVARLADFIRYDWHRSQHTSPYAEDDASHSNESSSERRLAVIGTVTFSGTPGYGIEESVEPASVSIGFSTVESVTDVIEMQAVGAGAVERRVRFAIDDDDSESDGQTKMYVQLEEELRDLMTAQEAGTAFILGHTHVEAKQGSSILKRLAINFGYNFLRRNCRGPDVALKVPPISLLEVGMVYVV; encoded by the exons ATGAGACATGCTTTTTATCTCCTCTATTTGCGG CTAAATTGGGTTCACTGGCAAGAAACTCTGGCTGAAAATCGAAGTATAATTATCATGGATCTTGAGTATAGCAAGTTCTCGGATGCTTCAAAG AAGGGTTCTTGGAAGACGGCATTGCTTTTCGCATACCAAAGTCTAGGTGTGGTTTATGGGGATCTGAGTACTTCCCCTCTTTATGTCTACAAGAGCACATTTGCTGAAGACATTCAACACTCAGAGTCAAATGAAGAGATCTTTGGTGTTCTATCCTTTGTTTTCTGGACTCTTACTTTAGTCCCCTTATTCAAGTACGTGTTTGTGGTTCTTCGAGCGGATGACAACGGAGAGG GCGGGACTTTTGCACTGTATTCTCTGATTTGCCGACACGCAAATGTCAGTCTTCTGCCCAACAGACAGGTTGCTGATGAAGCAGTCTCTACATATAAACTTGAGCACCCTCCAGAGAAAAGGAGCAGCTCAAGAGTAAAAGTGTACCTTGAGAAGCATAAGGTCTTGCACACTGCTTTATTAATCTTGGTTCTCCTAGGTACTTGTATGGTGATTGGAGATGGCGTTCTCACTCCAGCAATTTCAG TTTTCTCTGCTGTCTCTGGCCTCGAGTTATCCATGTCCAAGGAGCATCACCAGT ATGCAGTTATTCCAATCACTTGCTTCATTTTGGTGTGTCTTTTTGCACTTCAACACTACGGTACGCACCGGGTCGGATTTTTATTTGCTCCCGTAGTGTTAACATGGCTACTTTGTATCAGTGCCCTTGGCTTATACAATATGATCCACTGGAACCCACATGTCTATAAAGCTCTTTCTCCATATTACATgttcaaattcttgaagaagaCAAAGAAAGGTGGATGGATGTCTTTGGGAGGCATACTTCTCTGCATAACAG GCTCGGAGGCAATGTTTGCTGATCTTGGTCACTTCTCTTATGCTGCAATTCAG ACTGCTTTCACCTTTCTGGTTTATCCGGCTCTTATATTGGCATATATGGGTCAAGCTGCTTATTTGTCTCAACATCATCATACGAGTTACCACATCAGTTTCTATGTCTCGGTTCCAG AAAGTGTGAGATGGCCAGTGTTAGTAATAGCGATTCTGGCTTCTGTTGTGGGAAGCCAAGCAATCATTAGTGGAACATTCTCGATCATCAATCAGAGCCAATCACTTAGCTGTTTTCCTAGAGTGAAGGTTATTCACACCTCCGACAAGATACATGGCCAGATTTATATCCCTGAAATAAATTGGGTGCTCATGATCCTTTGCATCACTGTGACTATTGGATTTAGAGACACAAAACACATGGGGAATGCATCAG GGTTGGCAGTGATGACTGTGATGCTGGTGACAACATGCCTCATGTCCCTCGTTATTATCCTCTGTTGGAACAAGCCTCCCGCTGTAGctctttcctttcttcttttctttggttCTATTGAGTTGCTTTACTTCTCAGCTTCACTCACCAAGTTCACAGAAGGTGCTTGGCTTCCTATTCTGTTGGCCCTTTTCCTCATGACAATCATGTTTGTATGGCATTATGCCACCATTaagaaatatgaatttgatcTCCACAATAAGGTGTCACTAGAATGGCTATTAGCATTGGGTCCAAGCCTAGGAGTTGCTCGAGTACCCGGTATTGGCTTAGTTTTTACAGATCTCACCTCAGGCATCCCAGCTAACTTTTCTCGTTTTGTCACTAACCTTCCAGCCTACCACCGTATCCTCGTCTTTGTGTGTGTAAAGTCTGTACCTGTCCCTTTTGTACCCCCAGCTGAGCGTTATCTAGTGGGCCGTGTTGGTCCTGCTGCTCATAGGTCTTATAGGTGCATTGTTCGTTATGGATACCGAGATGTACACCAGGATATTGATTCTTTTGAAACGGAGCTAGTTGCCAGACTGGCTGATTTCATCCGCTATGATTGGCATCGGAGCCAGCACACTAGTCCTTACGCTGAAGATGATGCTTCCCACTCTAATGAATCATCAAGTGAACGTAGATTAGCAGTAATAGGGACAGTAACATTTTCTGGCACACCAGGTTATGGAATTGAGGAAAGTGTGGAACCAGCAAGTGTATCTATTGGATTCTCAACAGTAGAGAGTGTGACGGATGTGATTGAGATGCAGGCTGTGGGTGCGGGAGCTGTTGAAAGAAGAGTTAGATTTGCGATTGATGATGATGACTCTGAATCTGATGGGCAAACCAAAATGTATGTTCAGTTGGAAGAAGAGCTGAGGGATCTGATGACAGCCCAAGAAGCAGGGACTGCATTCATACTAGGACACACACATGTAGAAGCAAAGCAAGGATCTTCTATTTTAAAGAGATTGGCCATTAATTTTGGGTACAATTTCTTGAGAAGGAATTGCCGCGGACCAGATGTTGCACTCAAGGTGCCTCCAATATCTTTATTAGAGGTTGGCATGGTTTATGTGGTGTAA
- the LOC105770397 gene encoding potassium transporter 2 isoform X1: MRHAFYLLYLRQLNWVHWQETLAENRSIIIMDLEYSKFSDASKKGSWKTALLFAYQSLGVVYGDLSTSPLYVYKSTFAEDIQHSESNEEIFGVLSFVFWTLTLVPLFKYVFVVLRADDNGEGGTFALYSLICRHANVSLLPNRQVADEAVSTYKLEHPPEKRSSSRVKVYLEKHKVLHTALLILVLLGTCMVIGDGVLTPAISVFSAVSGLELSMSKEHHQYAVIPITCFILVCLFALQHYGTHRVGFLFAPVVLTWLLCISALGLYNMIHWNPHVYKALSPYYMFKFLKKTKKGGWMSLGGILLCITGSEAMFADLGHFSYAAIQTAFTFLVYPALILAYMGQAAYLSQHHHTSYHISFYVSVPESVRWPVLVIAILASVVGSQAIISGTFSIINQSQSLSCFPRVKVIHTSDKIHGQIYIPEINWVLMILCITVTIGFRDTKHMGNASGLAVMTVMLVTTCLMSLVIILCWNKPPAVALSFLLFFGSIELLYFSASLTKFTEGAWLPILLALFLMTIMFVWHYATIKKYEFDLHNKVSLEWLLALGPSLGVARVPGIGLVFTDLTSGIPANFSRFVTNLPAYHRILVFVCVKSVPVPFVPPAERYLVGRVGPAAHRSYRCIVRYGYRDVHQDIDSFETELVARLADFIRYDWHRSQHTSPYAEDDASHSNESSSERRLAVIGTVTFSGTPGYGIEESVEPASVSIGFSTVESVTDVIEMQAVGAGAVERRVRFAIDDDDSESDGQTKMYVQLEEELRDLMTAQEAGTAFILGHTHVEAKQGSSILKRLAINFGYNFLRRNCRGPDVALKVPPISLLEVGMVYVV, from the exons ATGAGACATGCTTTTTATCTCCTCTATTTGCGG CAGCTAAATTGGGTTCACTGGCAAGAAACTCTGGCTGAAAATCGAAGTATAATTATCATGGATCTTGAGTATAGCAAGTTCTCGGATGCTTCAAAG AAGGGTTCTTGGAAGACGGCATTGCTTTTCGCATACCAAAGTCTAGGTGTGGTTTATGGGGATCTGAGTACTTCCCCTCTTTATGTCTACAAGAGCACATTTGCTGAAGACATTCAACACTCAGAGTCAAATGAAGAGATCTTTGGTGTTCTATCCTTTGTTTTCTGGACTCTTACTTTAGTCCCCTTATTCAAGTACGTGTTTGTGGTTCTTCGAGCGGATGACAACGGAGAGG GCGGGACTTTTGCACTGTATTCTCTGATTTGCCGACACGCAAATGTCAGTCTTCTGCCCAACAGACAGGTTGCTGATGAAGCAGTCTCTACATATAAACTTGAGCACCCTCCAGAGAAAAGGAGCAGCTCAAGAGTAAAAGTGTACCTTGAGAAGCATAAGGTCTTGCACACTGCTTTATTAATCTTGGTTCTCCTAGGTACTTGTATGGTGATTGGAGATGGCGTTCTCACTCCAGCAATTTCAG TTTTCTCTGCTGTCTCTGGCCTCGAGTTATCCATGTCCAAGGAGCATCACCAGT ATGCAGTTATTCCAATCACTTGCTTCATTTTGGTGTGTCTTTTTGCACTTCAACACTACGGTACGCACCGGGTCGGATTTTTATTTGCTCCCGTAGTGTTAACATGGCTACTTTGTATCAGTGCCCTTGGCTTATACAATATGATCCACTGGAACCCACATGTCTATAAAGCTCTTTCTCCATATTACATgttcaaattcttgaagaagaCAAAGAAAGGTGGATGGATGTCTTTGGGAGGCATACTTCTCTGCATAACAG GCTCGGAGGCAATGTTTGCTGATCTTGGTCACTTCTCTTATGCTGCAATTCAG ACTGCTTTCACCTTTCTGGTTTATCCGGCTCTTATATTGGCATATATGGGTCAAGCTGCTTATTTGTCTCAACATCATCATACGAGTTACCACATCAGTTTCTATGTCTCGGTTCCAG AAAGTGTGAGATGGCCAGTGTTAGTAATAGCGATTCTGGCTTCTGTTGTGGGAAGCCAAGCAATCATTAGTGGAACATTCTCGATCATCAATCAGAGCCAATCACTTAGCTGTTTTCCTAGAGTGAAGGTTATTCACACCTCCGACAAGATACATGGCCAGATTTATATCCCTGAAATAAATTGGGTGCTCATGATCCTTTGCATCACTGTGACTATTGGATTTAGAGACACAAAACACATGGGGAATGCATCAG GGTTGGCAGTGATGACTGTGATGCTGGTGACAACATGCCTCATGTCCCTCGTTATTATCCTCTGTTGGAACAAGCCTCCCGCTGTAGctctttcctttcttcttttctttggttCTATTGAGTTGCTTTACTTCTCAGCTTCACTCACCAAGTTCACAGAAGGTGCTTGGCTTCCTATTCTGTTGGCCCTTTTCCTCATGACAATCATGTTTGTATGGCATTATGCCACCATTaagaaatatgaatttgatcTCCACAATAAGGTGTCACTAGAATGGCTATTAGCATTGGGTCCAAGCCTAGGAGTTGCTCGAGTACCCGGTATTGGCTTAGTTTTTACAGATCTCACCTCAGGCATCCCAGCTAACTTTTCTCGTTTTGTCACTAACCTTCCAGCCTACCACCGTATCCTCGTCTTTGTGTGTGTAAAGTCTGTACCTGTCCCTTTTGTACCCCCAGCTGAGCGTTATCTAGTGGGCCGTGTTGGTCCTGCTGCTCATAGGTCTTATAGGTGCATTGTTCGTTATGGATACCGAGATGTACACCAGGATATTGATTCTTTTGAAACGGAGCTAGTTGCCAGACTGGCTGATTTCATCCGCTATGATTGGCATCGGAGCCAGCACACTAGTCCTTACGCTGAAGATGATGCTTCCCACTCTAATGAATCATCAAGTGAACGTAGATTAGCAGTAATAGGGACAGTAACATTTTCTGGCACACCAGGTTATGGAATTGAGGAAAGTGTGGAACCAGCAAGTGTATCTATTGGATTCTCAACAGTAGAGAGTGTGACGGATGTGATTGAGATGCAGGCTGTGGGTGCGGGAGCTGTTGAAAGAAGAGTTAGATTTGCGATTGATGATGATGACTCTGAATCTGATGGGCAAACCAAAATGTATGTTCAGTTGGAAGAAGAGCTGAGGGATCTGATGACAGCCCAAGAAGCAGGGACTGCATTCATACTAGGACACACACATGTAGAAGCAAAGCAAGGATCTTCTATTTTAAAGAGATTGGCCATTAATTTTGGGTACAATTTCTTGAGAAGGAATTGCCGCGGACCAGATGTTGCACTCAAGGTGCCTCCAATATCTTTATTAGAGGTTGGCATGGTTTATGTGGTGTAA